From one Gimesia sp. genomic stretch:
- a CDS encoding macro domain-containing protein, with product MNLKLEFIHGDILEQPAEGLVCSGNVYLNMSGGVNGALLVPGGEALQSQLHQYLRDEGLKFVPPGYVMEIGPEPFAFRSIVYSVAIDGWYDSNIALAAETLTGALSIIESRDCSSVNIPALATGYGKLSKQDFGVALRWVLSAREWGFELVNVVERNAYGLEEIQEGYREKQE from the coding sequence ATGAATCTGAAGCTCGAATTCATTCATGGTGATATTCTGGAGCAGCCGGCGGAGGGGCTGGTTTGTTCGGGGAATGTTTATCTGAATATGTCAGGCGGCGTGAACGGCGCACTGCTGGTTCCAGGGGGTGAGGCACTGCAGAGCCAGTTGCATCAGTATCTGCGGGATGAGGGGCTGAAGTTTGTGCCGCCCGGTTATGTGATGGAAATCGGGCCCGAGCCATTTGCATTTCGGTCGATCGTGTATTCGGTGGCGATTGACGGCTGGTACGATTCGAACATTGCACTGGCGGCTGAGACTCTGACTGGTGCGCTGTCGATCATCGAATCACGGGATTGCTCTTCGGTTAACATCCCTGCCCTGGCGACCGGTTATGGGAAGCTTTCGAAGCAGGACTTCGGAGTCGCATTACGATGGGTGCTGTCGGCGCGCGAGTGGGGCTTTGAACTTGTGAATGTAGTGGAACGGAACGCGTATGGGTTGGAGGAGATTCAGGAGGGGTATCGTGAGAAGCAGGAGTAA
- a CDS encoding TM2 domain-containing protein — protein sequence MLCPFCSEEIKAEAIKCKHCKTMLYSNEEPLGAGVNAPKIQPERPEKSKRVAGFLAFFLGGLGIHKFYLGNWGWGILYILFVWTYIPLILSLIELIRYCTLSDEEFSQKLAENNGPFAFVW from the coding sequence ATGCTATGTCCTTTCTGTAGTGAAGAAATTAAAGCCGAAGCGATCAAATGCAAGCATTGTAAGACCATGCTTTATTCAAATGAGGAACCCTTGGGGGCTGGCGTCAACGCTCCAAAGATTCAGCCAGAGCGACCAGAAAAATCGAAACGGGTTGCCGGTTTTCTGGCTTTCTTTCTGGGAGGGTTGGGGATTCATAAGTTTTACTTGGGCAATTGGGGTTGGGGAATTTTGTATATTTTGTTCGTGTGGACTTATATCCCTTTAATCCTTTCGTTAATCGAGCTGATTCGGTACTGCACACTTTCAGACGAAGAATTCTCGCAAAAGCTTGCAGAGAATAATGGTCCATTCGCTTTCGTCTGGTAG
- a CDS encoding ABC transporter permease, producing MTDSPAPLPENQSSHGGLTYSLFQYAGLLGVLVLLVLIFHQMSDHFLTRQTLATVANNIPDLLVISVGMTLVLIIGGIDLSVGSLLALSSAVLGVCMVDWGWPLWAAVPVCLGTGALCGMLNGAISVKAGIPSFIVTLGMLEMARGGAYLLTDSQTKYIGSSIEWIGVPVKGLLFSPAFLLALVIVVVGQYLLTRTVFGRYCVAIGTNAEAVRMSGIRTAPCSIVVFTISGLLCGLAGVMQTSRLSTADPNAAVGLELSAIAACVIGGTSLMGGRGSVINTFFGVLIIAVLQTGLAQIGATDPLKRVITGAVIIVAVLLDAARQRWKRGG from the coding sequence ATGACTGACTCCCCTGCCCCACTCCCGGAAAACCAATCGTCGCATGGCGGGCTGACGTATTCACTGTTTCAATATGCGGGCCTCTTGGGTGTGCTGGTGCTGCTGGTTTTGATTTTCCATCAGATGAGCGATCACTTTCTGACGCGGCAGACGCTGGCTACGGTGGCGAATAACATTCCAGATCTGCTGGTGATTTCGGTGGGAATGACGCTGGTATTGATTATTGGCGGGATCGATTTGTCGGTCGGTTCGCTGCTGGCGCTCTCGTCGGCGGTGCTGGGCGTGTGCATGGTCGACTGGGGCTGGCCTTTGTGGGCGGCGGTGCCTGTCTGTCTGGGGACCGGTGCGCTGTGCGGGATGCTTAACGGCGCGATCAGTGTGAAGGCGGGGATTCCTTCGTTTATTGTGACGCTGGGGATGCTGGAGATGGCACGCGGCGGTGCATACCTGCTGACCGATTCGCAGACGAAATACATCGGTTCGTCGATTGAATGGATCGGCGTGCCTGTGAAGGGGCTGCTGTTCTCGCCCGCGTTTCTGCTGGCACTGGTGATTGTGGTGGTGGGACAATATCTGCTGACGCGGACAGTCTTTGGTCGCTATTGTGTGGCGATCGGAACGAATGCGGAGGCGGTGCGGATGTCGGGAATTCGGACGGCCCCCTGCTCGATCGTGGTGTTCACGATCAGTGGTCTCTTGTGTGGCCTGGCGGGTGTGATGCAGACTTCGCGACTCTCAACGGCGGATCCGAATGCGGCGGTGGGACTCGAGCTGTCGGCGATTGCGGCCTGTGTAATTGGCGGGACGAGTCTGATGGGCGGCCGGGGTTCAGTGATTAATACGTTCTTCGGCGTGCTGATCATCGCGGTGCTGCAGACGGGGCTGGCCCAGATCGGGGCGACCGATCCTCTCAAGCGGGTGATCACCGGAGCGGTGATTATCGTCGCGGTACTGCTGGATGCGGCGCGGCAGCGATGGAAACGTGGTGGGTGA